In a single window of the Trueperaceae bacterium genome:
- a CDS encoding branched-chain amino acid ABC transporter permease has translation MEGLVPLLQNVTGGLLIGGIYALIGVGLSLIFGVMRVINFAHGDFVAIGMYLAIALFRDLGFDPYLTLAIALPGGVIAGWVVQRIALSRLVDAPGDSTLLATLGLSLVVANALFLLFGAEPASIYVPYATATVGVGGVRLPVAQLIAGGITLVVIAALWLLLNRTEVGRAVRATAQNRLGAELVGIDTRRVHALVFGVGMALAMCAGVILAPLLFAVPTVGSSYTLKAFVVTVLGGLGSVPGAIGGGLLLGVVEFLGASYLSSGYRDAYGLFAFLLVLLFRPQGLFGREVKRV, from the coding sequence GTGGAAGGGCTCGTCCCGCTCCTCCAGAACGTCACCGGCGGCCTGCTGATCGGGGGCATCTACGCGCTCATCGGCGTGGGGCTGTCACTGATCTTCGGCGTCATGCGGGTGATCAACTTCGCGCATGGCGACTTCGTCGCGATCGGCATGTACCTCGCCATCGCGCTGTTCCGCGACCTCGGCTTCGACCCCTACCTGACGCTGGCCATCGCCCTGCCGGGCGGCGTGATCGCGGGCTGGGTCGTCCAGCGCATCGCCCTCTCCCGCCTCGTCGACGCGCCGGGCGACAGCACCCTGCTCGCCACCCTCGGCCTCTCGCTGGTCGTCGCCAACGCGCTGTTCCTGCTGTTCGGCGCCGAGCCGGCCTCGATCTACGTCCCCTACGCCACCGCGACCGTGGGCGTGGGCGGCGTGCGCCTGCCGGTGGCGCAGCTCATCGCCGGCGGCATCACGCTGGTCGTGATCGCGGCGCTGTGGCTGCTCCTCAACCGCACCGAGGTGGGCCGCGCCGTGCGCGCCACCGCCCAGAACCGCCTGGGCGCGGAGCTCGTCGGCATCGACACGCGGCGGGTCCACGCGCTGGTCTTCGGAGTCGGCATGGCGCTGGCGATGTGCGCCGGCGTGATCCTCGCCCCGCTGCTGTTCGCGGTGCCGACCGTCGGCTCGAGCTACACGCTCAAGGCGTTCGTCGTCACGGTCCTGGGCGGCCTCGGCAGCGTGCCGGGGGCGATCGGGGGCGGTCTCCTGCTGGGCGTCGTCGAGTTCCTCGGCGCCTCCTACCTCTCGTCCGGCTACCGCGACGCCTACGGCCTGTTCGCGTTCCTGCTCGTGCTCCTCTTCAGGCCCCAGGGCCTGTTCGGGCGCGAGGTCAAGCGCGTATGA
- a CDS encoding ABC transporter substrate-binding protein → MLSRVAIVLAVLMAGVALAQEPVRIGVITSITGRFAEFGEQHQAGIQVALEDVNAAGGINGRPVEIVWEDDTSDVNAALAAAERLVNQDLPLVMGAYSSSITNPLAQYFTRQERPFLVFTSSDDAITRPGSEWVFRINQPSFAYAEILFDVFDQIRADKGEDYLQTIVTVHGNGAFETAVADAVDLLAEERGYTVLDRQDYDQSGSDFRPILNRFKGLNPDIVFMVSYAADSVALARQIQEVGLDAKVFAGGAAGFALPNFIEGAGPAADYVYTATMWTKDVPYPGAQELNDRLAEVLGRTPSYHAAQAYAAVITAVDVLSRAASFSPEDVRAALEATNMPTTVYGPISFTDYQGYTNQARLPAVAQQVQDGQFVTVYVNGQVISPMVDTPSWAER, encoded by the coding sequence ATGCTGTCGCGAGTCGCCATCGTCCTCGCCGTCCTCATGGCCGGCGTGGCGTTGGCCCAGGAACCCGTCCGCATCGGCGTCATCACCAGCATCACCGGCCGCTTCGCCGAGTTCGGCGAGCAGCACCAGGCCGGCATCCAGGTGGCCCTCGAGGACGTCAACGCCGCCGGGGGCATCAACGGCAGGCCGGTCGAGATCGTGTGGGAGGACGACACCTCCGACGTGAACGCCGCCCTGGCCGCGGCCGAGCGCCTCGTCAACCAGGACCTGCCGCTCGTCATGGGCGCCTACTCCTCCTCGATCACCAACCCGCTGGCGCAGTACTTCACGCGCCAGGAGCGCCCGTTCCTCGTGTTCACCTCCTCCGACGACGCCATCACCCGGCCCGGCTCGGAGTGGGTCTTCCGCATCAACCAGCCGTCGTTCGCCTACGCCGAGATCCTCTTCGACGTCTTCGACCAGATCAGGGCGGACAAGGGCGAGGACTACCTCCAGACGATCGTCACGGTCCACGGCAACGGCGCCTTCGAGACCGCCGTGGCCGACGCCGTCGACCTCCTCGCCGAGGAGCGCGGCTACACGGTGCTCGACCGCCAGGACTACGACCAGTCAGGCTCCGACTTCAGGCCCATCCTCAACCGCTTCAAGGGCCTGAACCCCGACATCGTGTTCATGGTCTCCTACGCCGCCGACTCGGTCGCGCTGGCCAGGCAGATCCAGGAGGTCGGCCTCGACGCCAAGGTGTTCGCCGGCGGCGCCGCGGGCTTCGCCCTGCCGAACTTCATCGAGGGCGCCGGACCGGCCGCCGACTACGTCTACACGGCCACGATGTGGACGAAGGACGTGCCCTACCCCGGCGCCCAGGAGCTGAACGACAGGCTCGCCGAGGTCCTCGGACGCACGCCCAGCTACCACGCGGCCCAGGCCTACGCCGCCGTGATCACGGCCGTCGACGTCCTCAGCCGCGCCGCGTCGTTCTCGCCCGAGGACGTGAGGGCCGCGCTCGAGGCCACGAACATGCCGACCACCGTCTACGGGCCGATCTCGTTCACCGACTACCAGGGCTACACGAACCAGGCCCGGCTGCCCGCGGTCGCGCAGCAGGTGCAGGACGGCCAGTTCGTCACCGTCTACGTGAACGGGCAGGTCATCAGCCCGATGGTCGACACGCCCTCCTGGGCCGAGCGCTGA
- a CDS encoding Na/Pi symporter, with amino-acid sequence MLLTMLGGLALFLLGVNRVSEGLEAAAGPTARRWMAAATGSPVAALGTATAVGAMTQSGTALAVTALTMVATGIVSPASGLAMSVGAKLGATGAIQLAAFNVSEYALPLVGVGFFLSLWGRGRALGGLLLGVGLLFLGLDLTVDAIEGLAEGEVFRLVMAAAEQQPLSLLLVGVVLGAVLASSNAGAAVAIGLAASGAVSLPTAFALVAGGNLGGTFLPLVVSRGLDSAAQRVAISHVIVAGLAAIAVVFAAHPTAELLALLGGDGARQVANAHTFFNLAVALVATALGGPVTRLVALIVPTSEDDSTPKYLRRDALGDPALAIKLALRETVRISDQVAVMAELAVANLGSGKWDPGPIEGREAKTDRLTREVVDYLAQLRSQSDEQNDASERLMLVATELENVGDQIRRLYRREQRLRREGIEFSEQGRAELVSTAAMVLERMRLSFTALATADVEMARQVIEGRKALEEHVADMRLAHLARLEARLAQSRASSSHHLEVLTLLRQVDASVTRVAGWILDIYAPATD; translated from the coding sequence ATGCTCCTCACGATGCTCGGCGGCCTCGCGCTGTTCCTGCTGGGCGTCAACCGCGTCTCGGAGGGGCTGGAGGCCGCCGCCGGGCCCACGGCGCGGCGCTGGATGGCCGCCGCCACGGGCTCGCCCGTCGCGGCCCTCGGCACCGCCACGGCCGTGGGCGCCATGACGCAGAGCGGCACGGCGCTGGCCGTGACGGCGCTGACGATGGTCGCCACGGGCATCGTGTCGCCCGCCAGCGGGCTCGCGATGTCGGTCGGCGCCAAGCTCGGGGCCACCGGCGCGATCCAGCTGGCGGCCTTCAACGTCTCCGAGTACGCCCTGCCGCTCGTGGGAGTCGGCTTCTTCCTCTCGCTGTGGGGGCGTGGCCGCGCGCTGGGCGGCCTGCTCCTGGGCGTCGGCCTGCTGTTCCTCGGCCTCGACCTGACCGTCGACGCCATCGAGGGCCTCGCCGAGGGCGAGGTGTTCCGCCTCGTCATGGCCGCCGCCGAGCAGCAGCCCCTCTCGCTGCTCCTCGTCGGGGTGGTGCTGGGCGCCGTGCTGGCCAGCTCGAACGCCGGCGCGGCGGTGGCCATCGGCCTCGCGGCCAGCGGGGCGGTCTCGCTGCCCACGGCGTTCGCGCTGGTGGCGGGCGGCAACCTCGGCGGCACGTTCCTGCCGCTGGTCGTGTCGCGCGGCCTCGACTCGGCGGCGCAGCGCGTGGCGATCTCGCACGTGATCGTGGCGGGTCTGGCGGCCATCGCCGTGGTCTTCGCCGCCCACCCGACCGCCGAGCTGCTGGCCCTGCTGGGCGGCGACGGCGCCAGGCAGGTCGCGAACGCGCACACCTTCTTCAACCTCGCCGTCGCGCTCGTCGCCACGGCGCTGGGCGGCCCCGTGACCCGCCTGGTGGCGCTGATAGTGCCGACCAGCGAGGACGACTCGACCCCGAAGTACCTCAGGCGCGACGCGCTCGGCGACCCCGCGCTGGCCATCAAGCTCGCCCTGCGCGAGACCGTGCGGATCAGCGACCAGGTGGCCGTGATGGCCGAGCTGGCCGTGGCGAACCTCGGCTCCGGCAAGTGGGACCCGGGGCCCATAGAGGGCCGCGAGGCGAAGACCGACAGGCTCACGCGGGAGGTCGTCGACTACCTCGCCCAGCTCCGCAGCCAGAGCGACGAGCAGAACGACGCCAGCGAGCGGCTGATGCTGGTGGCCACCGAGCTCGAGAACGTGGGCGACCAGATCAGGCGCCTCTACCGGCGCGAGCAGCGCCTGCGCCGGGAGGGCATCGAGTTCAGCGAGCAGGGCAGGGCGGAGCTGGTGTCCACCGCGGCCATGGTCCTCGAGAGGATGAGGCTGTCCTTCACGGCGCTGGCCACCGCCGACGTGGAGATGGCCAGGCAGGTGATCGAGGGCCGCAAGGCGCTGGAGGAGCACGTGGCGGACATGCGGCTGGCGCACCTGGCCCGGCTCGAGGCCCGCCTGGCGCAGTCGCGGGCGTCCAGCTCCCACCACCTCGAGGTGCTCACCCTACTTAGGCAGGTCGACGCTAGCGTCACGCGGGTGGCCGGGTGGATCCTCGACATCTACGCGCCCGCTACCGACTGA
- a CDS encoding GNAT family protein: MIRAEVEVGDSRHPNYPAPDHCFALRLDDELALRLTELHHAAGVYELVERDREHLRRWIPWTATATREWVEELVADELARFGAGRGWRAELCYRGEPMGLIWLHEWGGAGGSTEVGYLVAKEHEGKGLVTRSLRALIDHFFAERGVGRVAIGLDARNERSLAVVQRLGLRPEAVLRRVIVVDGEPADLSIFGLLREEYEPPAGAARAADRPPRFALRADPDDDVYLALFERDDAADLYRLVEANRERLARWMPWARSGGPEAQERFIVEQAMPSFARGHGVEAAIWRGGELVGAAGVHDVDARSRSGAVGYWIDARHEGQGVVTKVVRALVDRCFSEPLLGGEPFERLEVLAQVENLRSRAVAERLGFTFEGVLRRQNLGPDRPDMAVYGLLRSQWEASAASPRSAAVVSR; encoded by the coding sequence ATGATCCGGGCGGAGGTCGAGGTGGGCGACTCTCGTCACCCCAACTACCCGGCACCGGACCACTGCTTCGCGCTGAGGCTCGACGACGAGCTGGCGCTGCGCCTCACCGAGCTGCACCACGCCGCCGGCGTCTACGAGCTGGTGGAGCGCGACCGCGAGCACCTGCGTCGCTGGATCCCCTGGACCGCGACGGCCACGCGGGAGTGGGTCGAGGAGCTCGTGGCCGACGAGCTCGCGCGCTTCGGCGCGGGGCGCGGCTGGCGCGCCGAGCTGTGCTACCGCGGCGAGCCGATGGGCCTGATCTGGCTGCACGAGTGGGGCGGCGCGGGCGGCTCCACGGAGGTGGGCTACCTCGTCGCCAAGGAGCACGAGGGCAAGGGGCTGGTCACGCGCAGCCTGCGCGCGCTCATCGACCACTTCTTCGCGGAGCGGGGCGTGGGCCGGGTGGCCATAGGCCTGGATGCGCGCAACGAGCGCTCCCTGGCCGTGGTGCAGCGCCTGGGCCTGCGGCCCGAGGCGGTGCTGCGCCGCGTGATCGTGGTCGACGGCGAGCCCGCCGACCTCAGCATCTTCGGGCTGCTGCGCGAGGAGTACGAGCCCCCCGCCGGCGCGGCACGCGCGGCGGACCGGCCGCCGCGCTTCGCCCTGCGCGCCGACCCGGACGACGACGTCTACCTGGCGCTCTTCGAGCGCGACGACGCCGCGGACCTCTACCGGCTCGTGGAGGCCAACCGCGAGCGCCTGGCACGGTGGATGCCGTGGGCCAGGTCGGGCGGGCCGGAGGCGCAGGAGCGCTTCATCGTCGAGCAGGCCATGCCGTCTTTCGCGCGCGGCCACGGTGTGGAGGCGGCGATCTGGCGGGGCGGGGAGCTCGTGGGCGCGGCCGGCGTGCACGACGTCGACGCCCGGTCGCGCAGCGGGGCGGTCGGCTACTGGATCGACGCGCGCCACGAGGGCCAGGGCGTCGTCACGAAGGTCGTGAGGGCCCTCGTCGACCGCTGCTTCAGCGAGCCCCTCCTGGGCGGGGAGCCGTTCGAGCGCCTCGAGGTCCTGGCCCAGGTCGAGAACCTGCGCAGCCGCGCCGTCGCCGAGCGCCTCGGCTTCACCTTCGAGGGCGTGCTGAGGCGCCAGAACCTCGGTCCCGACCGGCCCGACATGGCCGTCTACGGCCTGCTGCGCAGCCAGTGGGAGGCGAGCGCCGCGTCCCCTCGCTCCGCCGCGGTCGTGTCCCGGTAG
- a CDS encoding heavy-metal-associated domain-containing protein, with product MSETTTDLRIEGMSCNHCVAAVKGALERVPGVAEARVDLATGTARVVGTADAAQLVAAVTGEGYRAAPLQP from the coding sequence ATGAGCGAGACGACCACCGACCTCAGGATCGAAGGCATGAGCTGCAACCACTGCGTCGCCGCCGTCAAGGGCGCGCTCGAGAGGGTGCCTGGCGTCGCGGAGGCGCGGGTCGACCTCGCCACCGGCACGGCCAGGGTCGTCGGCACCGCCGACGCCGCCCAGCTCGTCGCCGCCGTGACAGGCGAGGGCTACAGGGCCGCGCCGCTGCAGCCGTGA
- a CDS encoding metal-sensitive transcriptional regulator, with amino-acid sequence MTDAADAGTAPARGAPDADHCLHLDPQTRQDAALRLKSVRGHVDGVLRMLEDPDVYCVDVLKQVSAVQGALKKVSEAVLRAHVRDHVATAAQRGDTEAIVEELMEALKYRP; translated from the coding sequence GTGACCGACGCCGCGGACGCCGGCACGGCGCCGGCGCGGGGCGCCCCGGACGCAGACCACTGCCTCCACCTCGACCCCCAGACCCGCCAGGACGCCGCGCTCAGGCTCAAGAGCGTGCGCGGCCACGTGGACGGCGTGCTGCGCATGCTCGAGGACCCCGACGTCTACTGCGTGGACGTCCTCAAGCAGGTCAGCGCCGTCCAGGGCGCGCTGAAGAAGGTGTCCGAGGCCGTGCTGAGGGCACACGTGCGCGACCACGTCGCCACGGCCGCCCAGCGTGGCGACACCGAGGCGATAGTCGAGGAGCTCATGGAGGCCCTCAAGTACAGGCCGTGA
- a CDS encoding NmrA family NAD(P)-binding protein, with protein MYLVVGATGTLGGSIAKRLLEDGEEVRALVRESSPARSAAAHTDPDELRRAGAEVVHGDLHDLGSLRAALRGVRVVVSTASGTKRAPPDTTAAVDASGTANLARAAASAGVDKLLLVSAGGAGPDAPPGVFQDKWRGEEAVRASGVPHVILRPGRFMGDWIGFLVGAQLGGGVVELVGDGSQATAFVDEPDVAAVAAYLARDERTGPAEVVHLAAERATFPDVVARIGRLMGAQLGVRYVPIGAEVTTVAPEVRSVVTHLLTLHAVAPAFDTVERGVADRYGVGLTGIDAFLRRALAPQPA; from the coding sequence ATGTACCTGGTCGTGGGAGCCACGGGGACGCTGGGCGGGAGCATCGCCAAGAGGCTGCTGGAGGACGGCGAGGAGGTCCGGGCGCTGGTGCGCGAGTCGTCGCCGGCCCGGTCCGCCGCAGCGCACACGGACCCGGACGAGCTGAGGCGGGCGGGCGCGGAGGTCGTGCACGGCGACCTCCACGACCTCGGGAGCCTGCGGGCGGCGCTGCGGGGCGTGCGCGTCGTCGTGAGCACGGCTTCCGGCACGAAGCGGGCGCCCCCCGACACGACGGCGGCCGTCGACGCGTCGGGCACCGCCAACCTGGCACGCGCTGCGGCGTCGGCGGGGGTGGACAAGCTGCTCCTGGTCTCGGCCGGCGGCGCCGGACCCGACGCCCCTCCCGGGGTGTTCCAGGACAAGTGGCGCGGCGAGGAAGCCGTGCGCGCGAGCGGGGTGCCCCACGTGATCCTGCGTCCGGGGCGCTTCATGGGCGACTGGATCGGGTTCCTCGTCGGCGCGCAGCTCGGCGGCGGGGTCGTCGAGCTCGTGGGCGACGGCTCGCAGGCCACCGCGTTCGTGGACGAGCCGGACGTCGCCGCCGTCGCGGCCTACTTGGCGCGCGACGAGCGTACCGGGCCGGCCGAGGTCGTCCACCTGGCAGCGGAGCGCGCCACTTTCCCCGATGTCGTAGCCCGCATCGGGAGGCTCATGGGGGCGCAGCTGGGCGTCCGCTACGTCCCCATCGGCGCCGAGGTGACCACGGTCGCGCCCGAGGTGAGGTCGGTGGTCACCCACCTGCTGACGCTGCACGCGGTGGCGCCGGCCTTCGACACCGTCGAGAGGGGCGTCGCGGACCGCTACGGGGTCGGGCTCACGGGCATCGACGCGTTCCTGCGCCGGGCGCTGGCCCCGCAACCGGCGTGA
- a CDS encoding gamma-glutamyltransferase family protein, with amino-acid sequence MSAHAKYEPTWDLPYASSRQPVMAGDVVATSQPLAAQAGLEMLRRGGNAVDAAIATAAALTVVEPTGNGIGSDAFALVWDGRRLHGLNASGRSPLGLDPERYLGLAEVPRVGWDAVTVPGAPSAWAALSERFGRMPLETVLGPAVRYGEEGFPVSPLIAAQWARAVEHLGRREDFAAAFMPGGRAPAAGETFSSPAHARSLRLIGETKGEALYRGELGDALVAHARAEGAAMSHEDLAAHAPEWVEPLSACVGGYELWELPPNGQGIAALEALALARLAGVEELEVDSADWVHVQVEAMKLAFADAHAHVADPARMGLDPRDLLDDGYLAERARLIDRRRAGDPGHGEPRPGGTVYLCAADSSGMMVSFIQSNYRGFGSGVVVPGTGIALTNRGNCFSTVRGHPNAVAPGARPYNTIIPGMLTSGGTALAALGVMGGPMQPQGHLQVTLRMVVHGQNPQAASDAPRWQVAGGRRLLLEPGFPPEVVQELADRGHDVRVTEPHEAGAFGGAQLIARLAGGGYVAGSDHRKDGQAVGF; translated from the coding sequence TTGAGCGCCCACGCCAAGTACGAACCCACCTGGGACCTGCCCTACGCCTCGTCGCGCCAGCCGGTCATGGCCGGCGACGTCGTCGCCACCTCGCAGCCGCTGGCCGCCCAGGCCGGGCTCGAGATGCTGCGCCGCGGCGGCAACGCCGTCGACGCCGCGATCGCGACGGCGGCCGCGCTCACGGTCGTGGAGCCCACGGGCAACGGCATCGGCTCCGATGCGTTCGCCCTGGTGTGGGACGGCCGGCGTCTGCACGGCCTGAACGCCTCGGGACGCTCGCCCCTGGGCCTCGACCCCGAGCGCTACCTGGGCCTCGCCGAGGTCCCGCGCGTCGGCTGGGACGCGGTCACGGTGCCCGGCGCCCCATCGGCCTGGGCGGCGCTGTCCGAGCGCTTCGGGCGCATGCCGCTCGAGACCGTCCTCGGCCCCGCCGTGCGCTACGGGGAGGAGGGCTTCCCCGTCTCGCCGCTCATAGCCGCCCAGTGGGCCCGCGCCGTCGAGCACCTCGGGCGCCGCGAGGACTTCGCGGCAGCGTTCATGCCCGGCGGCAGGGCGCCGGCCGCCGGCGAGACATTCAGCTCGCCGGCGCACGCCAGGTCGCTGAGGCTCATCGGTGAGACGAAGGGGGAGGCGCTCTACCGCGGCGAGCTGGGAGACGCGCTCGTCGCGCACGCGCGGGCCGAGGGCGCGGCCATGTCCCACGAGGACCTGGCGGCGCACGCCCCCGAGTGGGTCGAGCCGCTGAGCGCCTGCGTGGGCGGGTACGAGCTGTGGGAGCTGCCGCCCAACGGCCAGGGGATCGCCGCGCTGGAGGCGCTGGCGCTGGCCCGCCTGGCGGGCGTCGAGGAGCTCGAGGTGGACAGCGCCGACTGGGTGCACGTCCAGGTGGAGGCCATGAAGCTGGCGTTCGCCGACGCGCACGCCCACGTGGCCGACCCCGCGCGCATGGGGCTCGACCCGCGCGACCTGCTCGACGACGGCTACCTGGCGGAACGCGCCCGCCTCATCGACCGCCGGCGCGCCGGCGACCCCGGCCACGGCGAGCCGCGCCCCGGCGGCACCGTCTACCTCTGCGCCGCCGACTCGTCGGGGATGATGGTGTCCTTCATCCAGTCGAACTACCGCGGCTTCGGCTCCGGCGTGGTGGTGCCCGGCACGGGCATCGCCCTGACCAACCGCGGCAACTGCTTCTCCACGGTGCGGGGCCACCCGAACGCCGTGGCCCCCGGCGCGCGCCCTTACAACACGATCATCCCCGGCATGCTCACGAGCGGCGGCACGGCGTTGGCGGCGCTCGGCGTGATGGGCGGGCCGATGCAGCCGCAGGGCCACCTCCAGGTGACGCTGCGGATGGTCGTCCACGGCCAGAACCCGCAGGCGGCCAGCGACGCCCCGCGCTGGCAGGTCGCGGGCGGCCGCCGGCTGCTGCTCGAGCCCGGCTTCCCGCCCGAGGTCGTGCAGGAGCTCGCGGACCGCGGCCACGACGTGCGCGTCACCGAGCCGCACGAGGCGGGGGCCTTCGGCGGCGCCCAGCTCATCGCGCGCCTGGCGGGCGGCGGCTACGTGGCCGGCAGCGACCACCGCAAGGACGGTCAGGCCGTCGGGTTCTGA
- a CDS encoding Lrp/AsnC family transcriptional regulator — MRIDDLDKRIIVALEEDGRRPYRDIARDLGIAEATVRARVNRLSDAGLIRITAVGDPLSLGVSTAAITLIRTRPGTVHDVAGRLAQLPNVRFVGVSLGSADVVIQTLHRDIRALHDFVAVELPRLAPDIVSTETLQLADVLKSSWEWRAWFAEADGEPGATELPAEGKRRS, encoded by the coding sequence GTGCGCATAGACGACCTCGACAAGCGCATAATCGTGGCCTTGGAGGAGGACGGGCGCCGGCCCTACCGCGACATCGCGCGCGACCTCGGCATCGCCGAGGCCACCGTGAGGGCGCGCGTGAACCGCCTCTCGGACGCCGGCCTCATCCGCATCACGGCCGTCGGCGACCCGCTCTCGCTGGGCGTCAGCACGGCCGCGATCACGCTGATCAGGACGCGCCCCGGCACGGTGCACGACGTCGCCGGCAGGCTCGCGCAGCTCCCCAACGTGAGGTTCGTCGGTGTCTCGCTGGGCTCCGCCGACGTCGTGATCCAGACCCTCCACCGCGACATCCGCGCCCTGCACGACTTCGTGGCCGTGGAGCTCCCCCGCCTCGCCCCCGACATCGTGAGCACCGAGACCCTGCAGCTCGCCGACGTGCTCAAGAGCTCGTGGGAGTGGCGCGCCTGGTTCGCCGAGGCGGACGGGGAGCCCGGCGCGACGGAGCTGCCGGCCGAAGGGAAGAGGAGAAGTTGA
- a CDS encoding ABC transporter substrate-binding protein — protein MVASLRRHLAVVTAAVLVTAALAQSTLRIGLAEDPDILDPALARTYVGRIVFASLCDKLFDIDTSANIVPQLATGYTVSEDGLTVTIDLRTDVVFHDGTPMDAEAVKYSLDRAKNLPGSNRASELEQLESVSVVDADTVELHLTTPFAPLIAQLADRAGMIVSPTAAEELGEDFGNAPVCAGPFRFVERVAQDRIVLEKFEDYYRADEINFDRVVFLPIPDTSVRLANLQSGDLDMIERPAPTDLGVMRSDPNIVIPSVPSLGYQGITINIANPEPRTDPLSSDPRVREAFELAIDRNTINDVVFGGEFVVGNQPVPPSSPWYVPEIAVPERDVERARQLLDEAGVDRVQFEMMVANNPEAIRVGEVIQAMAGEVGFDITLRATEFATALDLQEQGQYAAFPVGWSGRIDPDGNIHQFHTCEGALNESGYCDPEVDRLLNEARAAPTMEARYDLYRQALERYLPDRHIIYLYHTVLFFPHRADLQGFQAYPDGLIRLQGVSLAQN, from the coding sequence ATGGTCGCGAGTCTCAGGCGTCATCTGGCCGTCGTCACGGCGGCGGTCCTGGTCACCGCCGCCCTCGCCCAGTCCACGCTTCGCATCGGGCTGGCCGAGGACCCGGACATCCTCGACCCAGCGCTGGCGCGCACCTACGTGGGGCGCATCGTGTTCGCCAGCCTCTGCGACAAGCTGTTCGACATCGACACGTCCGCGAACATCGTGCCGCAGCTCGCCACCGGCTACACGGTGTCGGAGGACGGGCTGACCGTCACCATCGACCTGCGGACCGACGTGGTGTTCCACGACGGCACCCCGATGGACGCCGAGGCCGTGAAGTACAGCCTCGACAGGGCCAAGAACCTGCCCGGCTCGAACCGCGCCAGCGAGCTCGAGCAGCTCGAGTCCGTGAGCGTGGTCGACGCCGACACCGTCGAGCTGCACCTGACCACGCCGTTCGCGCCGCTGATCGCGCAGCTCGCCGACCGCGCCGGCATGATCGTGTCGCCGACGGCGGCCGAGGAGCTCGGCGAGGACTTCGGCAACGCGCCGGTGTGCGCGGGGCCGTTCCGGTTCGTCGAGCGGGTGGCGCAGGACCGCATCGTCCTCGAGAAGTTCGAGGACTACTACCGGGCCGACGAGATCAACTTCGACAGGGTCGTGTTCCTGCCCATCCCCGACACCAGCGTGCGCCTGGCGAACCTGCAGTCTGGCGACCTCGACATGATCGAGCGCCCGGCGCCGACGGACCTCGGCGTCATGCGCTCCGACCCCAACATCGTCATCCCGAGCGTCCCCAGCCTCGGCTACCAGGGCATCACCATCAACATCGCCAACCCCGAGCCGCGCACCGACCCGCTGTCTTCCGACCCGCGCGTCCGCGAGGCGTTCGAGCTCGCGATCGACAGGAACACGATCAACGATGTCGTCTTCGGCGGCGAGTTCGTGGTGGGCAACCAGCCGGTGCCGCCGTCGAGCCCGTGGTACGTGCCGGAGATCGCTGTCCCCGAGCGCGACGTCGAGAGGGCGCGTCAGCTCCTCGACGAGGCCGGCGTCGACCGCGTGCAGTTCGAGATGATGGTCGCGAACAACCCCGAGGCGATCAGGGTGGGCGAGGTGATCCAGGCGATGGCCGGCGAGGTCGGCTTCGACATCACGCTGCGCGCCACCGAGTTCGCGACCGCGCTCGACCTCCAGGAGCAGGGCCAGTACGCCGCGTTCCCCGTCGGCTGGTCGGGACGCATCGACCCGGACGGCAACATCCACCAGTTCCACACCTGCGAAGGGGCGCTGAACGAGTCGGGCTACTGCGACCCGGAAGTGGACAGGCTGCTGAACGAGGCGCGGGCGGCGCCGACCATGGAGGCCCGCTACGACCTGTACCGGCAGGCGCTGGAGCGCTACCTGCCCGACAGGCACATCATCTACCTCTACCACACGGTCCTGTTCTTCCCGCACCGGGCCGACCTGCAGGGCTTCCAGGCGTACCCTGACGGTCTGATCAGGCTGCAGGGGGTGAGCCTCGCCCAGAACTAG